A DNA window from Cobetia marina contains the following coding sequences:
- the rraA gene encoding ribonuclease E activity regulator RraA, with amino-acid sequence MTHSISTPDLCDEFPDVQVLEPLFINYGGVESFGGEVVTIKCFEDNSLVKAAVAEPGAGRVLVVDAGGSMRCAMLGDMLAEQAAKSGWAGVIMYGCIRDVDEIHATQLGVQALGCYPRPSIKRGEGQRDIPVTFAGVTIVPGDFLYADNNGIVTSKEALIRTQPTP; translated from the coding sequence ATGACGCACTCCATCTCCACCCCCGATCTCTGCGATGAGTTCCCTGATGTGCAAGTCCTCGAGCCCCTGTTCATCAACTACGGCGGCGTCGAGTCCTTTGGCGGCGAAGTCGTGACCATCAAGTGCTTCGAGGACAACTCGCTGGTCAAGGCGGCGGTCGCGGAACCCGGTGCAGGGCGCGTGCTGGTCGTCGATGCCGGTGGCTCGATGCGCTGCGCCATGCTGGGCGACATGCTCGCCGAGCAGGCCGCCAAGAGCGGCTGGGCCGGCGTGATCATGTATGGCTGCATCCGTGATGTCGACGAGATCCACGCCACCCAGCTCGGCGTGCAGGCACTCGGCTGCTACCCGCGTCCCAGCATCAAGCGTGGCGAAGGCCAGCGCGATATCCCGGTCACCTTTGCCGGTGTCACCATCGTGCCGGGCGACTTCCTCTACGCCGACAACAACGGCATCGTCACCTCGAAGGAAGCCCTGATTCGCACCCAGCCGACGCCCTGA
- the acnB gene encoding bifunctional aconitate hydratase 2/2-methylisocitrate dehydratase, protein MLEAYRQQVEERAQQGIPAKPLNAEQTADLVELLKNPQAGEEEFILDLFTNRIPPGVDEAAYVKAGFLTAIVRGEASSPLIDKTHATKLLGTMQGGYNIATLVELLDDESMAKEAGEQLKHTLLMFDAFHDVAERAKAGNTVAQSVLQSWADAEWFLSKPALADKITLTVFKVPGETNTDDLSPAPDAWSRPDIPLHANAMLKNPRDGIIPQEEGVIGPLAQIEEVKAKGFPVAYVGDVVGTGSSRKSATNSVLWFFGDDIPNVPNKRAGGFVFGNKIAPIFFNTMEDAGALPVEMDVEKMAMGDVIDIYPYEGKVCRHDTDEVISTFSLKTQVLLDEVRAGGRIPLIIGRGLTDKARTELGLDASDVFRLPEQPKDTGKGFTLAQKMVGKACNMEGVRPGMYCEPKMTTVGSQDTTGPMTRDELKDLACLGFQADLVMQSFCHTAAYPKPVDVETHHTLPDFIMNRGGVSLRPGDGIIHSWLNRMLLPDTVGTGGDSHTRFPMGISFPAGSGLVAFAAATGVMPLDMPESVLVRFKGKRRPGITLRDLVHAIPLYAIKQGLLTVDKSNKKNAFSGRILEIEGLEDLTAEQAFELSDASAERSAAGCTITLSDESVTEYLTSNITLLKWMIANGYGDARTIERRIAGMEEWLANPSQMRADKDAEYAEIIEIDLDEIDQPVLCAPNDPDDARLLSDVAGQKIDEVFIGSCMTNIGHFRAAGKLLEKQPAGSLKTKLWLAPPTKMDQHQLTAEGYYGIYGRAGARMEMPGCSLCMGNQARVAAKSTVVSTSTRNFPNRLGDGANVFLASAELAAIAAVIGRLPSVEQYQGYMGEFDAMAGEIYRYLNFHEIEEFQNAASNVIPVTQEA, encoded by the coding sequence GTGCTTGAAGCCTACCGTCAACAGGTTGAAGAACGCGCCCAGCAGGGCATCCCGGCGAAGCCGCTGAATGCAGAGCAGACCGCTGATCTGGTCGAACTGCTCAAGAATCCGCAGGCCGGTGAAGAAGAGTTCATCCTCGACCTGTTCACCAATCGCATCCCGCCGGGCGTCGATGAAGCCGCTTACGTCAAGGCTGGCTTCCTGACCGCCATCGTGCGTGGCGAAGCTTCTTCACCGCTGATCGACAAGACCCACGCCACCAAGCTGCTCGGCACCATGCAGGGCGGCTACAACATCGCCACGCTGGTCGAGCTGCTGGACGACGAGTCCATGGCCAAGGAAGCCGGCGAACAGCTCAAGCACACCCTGCTGATGTTCGATGCCTTCCACGATGTCGCCGAGCGCGCCAAGGCCGGCAACACCGTCGCGCAATCCGTGCTGCAGTCCTGGGCGGACGCCGAATGGTTCCTGTCAAAGCCCGCCCTGGCGGACAAGATCACCCTGACCGTCTTCAAGGTGCCGGGCGAGACCAACACCGACGACCTGTCCCCGGCACCTGACGCCTGGTCACGTCCGGACATCCCGCTGCACGCCAACGCGATGCTCAAGAACCCGCGTGATGGCATCATCCCGCAGGAAGAAGGCGTCATCGGCCCGCTGGCCCAGATCGAGGAAGTGAAGGCCAAGGGCTTCCCGGTCGCCTACGTCGGCGACGTGGTCGGTACCGGCTCCTCACGCAAGTCCGCCACCAACTCAGTGCTGTGGTTCTTCGGTGACGACATCCCGAATGTGCCCAACAAGCGCGCTGGCGGCTTCGTGTTCGGCAACAAGATCGCGCCGATCTTCTTCAACACCATGGAAGATGCCGGTGCCCTGCCGGTGGAAATGGACGTCGAGAAGATGGCCATGGGCGATGTCATCGACATCTACCCGTACGAAGGCAAGGTCTGCCGTCACGACACCGACGAAGTCATCTCCACCTTCTCCCTCAAGACGCAGGTCCTGCTGGACGAAGTGCGTGCTGGCGGTCGTATCCCGCTGATCATCGGTCGCGGTCTGACCGACAAGGCACGTACCGAGCTGGGACTGGACGCCTCTGACGTCTTCCGTCTGCCGGAGCAGCCGAAGGACACCGGCAAGGGCTTCACCCTCGCGCAGAAGATGGTCGGCAAGGCCTGCAACATGGAAGGCGTGCGTCCGGGCATGTACTGCGAGCCGAAGATGACCACCGTCGGCTCCCAGGACACCACCGGCCCGATGACTCGCGACGAGTTGAAGGATCTGGCATGTCTGGGCTTCCAGGCCGACCTGGTGATGCAGTCCTTCTGCCACACCGCCGCCTACCCGAAGCCGGTCGATGTCGAGACTCACCATACCCTGCCGGACTTCATCATGAACCGCGGCGGCGTGTCGCTGCGTCCGGGCGACGGCATCATCCACTCGTGGCTGAACCGCATGCTGCTGCCGGACACCGTCGGTACCGGTGGTGACTCCCACACCCGCTTCCCGATGGGCATCTCCTTCCCGGCAGGCTCTGGCCTGGTGGCCTTCGCCGCCGCGACTGGCGTGATGCCGCTGGACATGCCGGAATCCGTGCTGGTGCGCTTCAAGGGCAAGCGTCGCCCGGGCATCACCCTGCGTGACCTGGTCCACGCCATCCCGCTGTACGCCATCAAGCAGGGCCTGCTGACCGTCGACAAGTCCAACAAGAAGAACGCCTTCTCCGGCCGCATTCTGGAAATCGAAGGTCTGGAAGATCTCACCGCAGAGCAGGCCTTCGAGCTGTCTGACGCCTCTGCCGAGCGCTCCGCCGCGGGCTGCACCATCACGCTGTCCGACGAGAGCGTGACCGAGTACCTGACGTCCAACATCACCCTGCTCAAGTGGATGATCGCCAACGGTTACGGCGATGCCCGTACCATCGAGCGTCGTATCGCCGGCATGGAAGAGTGGCTGGCCAACCCGAGCCAGATGCGTGCCGACAAGGACGCGGAATACGCCGAGATCATCGAGATCGACCTCGACGAGATCGATCAGCCGGTGCTGTGTGCCCCGAACGACCCGGACGATGCGCGTCTGCTGTCCGACGTGGCCGGCCAGAAGATCGACGAGGTCTTCATCGGCTCGTGCATGACCAACATCGGTCACTTCCGTGCCGCCGGCAAGCTGCTTGAGAAGCAGCCGGCCGGTAGCCTGAAGACCAAGCTGTGGCTGGCACCGCCGACCAAGATGGACCAGCACCAGCTGACCGCCGAAGGCTATTACGGCATCTACGGCCGTGCCGGCGCGCGCATGGAAATGCCGGGCTGCTCGCTGTGCATGGGTAACCAGGCACGTGTGGCTGCCAAGTCCACCGTGGTGTCCACCTCCACGCGCAACTTCCCGAACCGTCTGGGCGACGGCGCCAACGTCTTCCTGGCGTCTGCCGAACTGGCCGCCATCGCCGCGGTCATCGGTCGTCTGCCGAGCGTCGAGCAGTATCAGGGCTACATGGGCGAATTCGATGCCATGGCCGGCGAGATCTATCGCTACCTGAACTTCCATGAGATCGAAGAGTTCCAGAACGCCGCCTCCAACGTGATTCCGGTCACTCAGGAAGCCTGA
- a CDS encoding porin family protein gives MSKSRLLAAPLATVSFAALALALSGHAQAAGNATEGLYIGAGTGFSSLKNDDSDEAGDFIDSGSDDFDVDDDDNVYKAFVGYQYNPYFATEAFYTDLGTVQLKGNDFGNTDLKSKAYGVNVVGILPIGQYFSLFAKAGMAKWETDVDGNLGDSSVDLKDNDGFDPVYGAGAQVNLDPFLIRAEYERYDFDSDYQVDAFTASVGYKF, from the coding sequence ATGAGCAAGTCACGTCTTCTGGCCGCCCCGTTGGCCACCGTTTCCTTCGCCGCTCTCGCTCTGGCGCTCAGTGGTCACGCCCAGGCGGCAGGCAATGCCACCGAAGGGCTCTATATCGGTGCCGGTACCGGTTTTTCCAGCCTGAAGAACGATGATTCCGATGAGGCCGGCGATTTCATCGACTCCGGCAGCGATGACTTCGACGTGGATGATGACGACAACGTCTACAAGGCCTTCGTGGGCTATCAGTACAACCCGTACTTCGCCACCGAAGCCTTCTATACGGATCTCGGGACCGTTCAGCTCAAGGGCAATGACTTCGGCAATACCGATCTCAAGTCCAAGGCCTACGGCGTCAACGTGGTGGGTATCCTGCCGATCGGCCAGTACTTCTCGCTGTTCGCCAAGGCGGGCATGGCCAAGTGGGAAACCGATGTCGACGGCAATCTGGGCGATTCCAGTGTCGACCTGAAGGACAATGACGGCTTCGACCCGGTCTATGGTGCCGGTGCCCAGGTCAATCTCGATCCGTTCCTGATCCGTGCCGAATACGAGCGTTATGACTTCGACAGCGACTATCAGGTAGATGCCTTCACGGCCTCTGTCGGTTACAAGTTCTAG
- a CDS encoding AAA family ATPase yields the protein MTQETSGQAQLALLGHFQLTLGDDTLTQFSYDKVKALLLHLLLHDQAVSRAGLAELLWPDQGLSSGRTNLRHALHCLRQSLGEEADNLLTVSRQTIALSIPDYWELDLDELNGLLLAPPSVATLNEVLGLYRGDLVEELALTQCPEFQRWMIKVRGEWRQRVIQYAERVLATDEPVPDDVLRTLVSRFSGYGPFHERLVRQLAEDGQSAAAHEQFNAFLQQLALSGQQPDPGFLQLARYWSDGKSEQMGALTPQGAISRTLSLDSAPLREDEIDHRQLSVMAIRLSVKDSHRDRVWARASLTLQIELLRWLEQQCHHLGGFWLPGATGGVGLACFGTHGPAHQLAELVALYEHCSKAMPDEIERIWDGEGKPPVFSLSAGLHSGQVIYLPERQLADPLGQVTQYSLELMTAAEGSELVISQEASQHMPPALDLQPRLTSRLLAADGRVRLRALVLSSSVGHREASLPTLIGREGELRRLRDALARASIGLRQSVLVSGNSGMGKSALMVNFRQLEQSQDVGLCWMPTTRLSQLEPYSVVRTLMRWRLDGHVDRDGVEQVFESSEALQALDEDVRRSFHAVLGTAEEASEDESLIQSSETVERVVRVLHLVIEKSASLRPLVMMIDDLQWLDEPSLKVLAGLQARLPINIGFMLAASHNGRDSLAVKLNWDQHISLGRLDPMQVSRLLSHLSRRYRLHLSPRMRSQLIERCDGVPLYLQEICRRLDMDRREGRPVQLDELPKGLIGLLSSRIDQLEEGRDVAHAAAVLGRVFKLSFLRQSCEFEEGRLKRSIESMQRLEIIEACGNDSEFDYQFTHQLIQEAAYLSCPRDVRRRIHLQVVALIEDKHPAWISRHPGYFAVHLRKSQNFSRAARYFELSAREALKISANRTALKMADSGLACLKHVEGQEEREVSLLTVRGQAGFALEGHGSRIAHESFVQARNLLNSPALLEDDEPDLEQAFIVKWGLWVGCSERHAHADAFALASGLSDLAEELSDGRYRRLADYARAHCEFWAGRVRVAGEHLDEIDPVHNPMVLEWLPFSDHPQVAAACLQSWTSCLRFDYVQAEQQAEAAIRMAEAIGQPGSLAMALMFSTSLYRQLGHTHLATQRAERALELTRSADLHLWHMAAHGVLGWARAMNGDRDGLAMLQSSINEFAELTGRERHQRPNLWYMDAVMALGEHSAAEEYMEKVLLVAQERNSFYLAEVSYLVAALRAAQGLPSEKVRSLIEQGLAYSIEQENPHHEAMGLAAWLRLVDAQDAERCERLKALLDELPATDAPAVLGWHQLVEAVEGRARRKASSPA from the coding sequence ATGACGCAGGAAACATCTGGTCAAGCTCAATTGGCGCTGCTGGGACATTTCCAGCTGACCCTGGGCGATGACACGCTGACGCAGTTCAGCTACGACAAGGTCAAGGCACTGTTGCTGCATCTTCTGCTGCATGATCAGGCCGTCTCGCGGGCGGGGCTGGCAGAGCTGCTATGGCCGGATCAGGGGCTGTCCTCGGGCCGCACCAACCTGCGCCATGCCCTGCATTGCCTGCGTCAGAGCCTGGGGGAGGAGGCCGACAATCTTCTGACGGTCTCACGTCAGACGATCGCGCTGTCGATTCCGGATTACTGGGAGCTGGATCTCGACGAGCTCAACGGCCTGTTGCTGGCGCCGCCCTCGGTGGCGACGCTCAACGAGGTGCTGGGACTCTACCGGGGCGATCTCGTCGAAGAGCTTGCCCTGACCCAGTGCCCGGAATTCCAGCGCTGGATGATCAAGGTGCGCGGCGAATGGCGTCAGCGCGTCATCCAGTATGCCGAGCGAGTACTGGCGACCGATGAGCCGGTCCCGGACGATGTGCTGCGGACCCTGGTGAGCCGCTTCTCCGGATATGGCCCCTTCCATGAACGCCTGGTACGTCAGCTCGCGGAAGATGGTCAGTCGGCTGCGGCGCATGAGCAGTTCAATGCCTTCCTGCAACAGCTGGCACTCTCCGGTCAGCAGCCTGATCCGGGATTCCTGCAGCTGGCCCGTTACTGGTCCGATGGCAAGAGCGAGCAGATGGGAGCGCTCACGCCGCAGGGCGCCATTTCTCGCACGCTGTCGCTGGACAGCGCGCCGCTGCGTGAAGACGAGATCGACCACCGTCAGCTGTCGGTCATGGCGATTCGCCTCAGCGTCAAGGACAGTCATCGTGATCGTGTCTGGGCCCGCGCCAGTCTGACCCTGCAGATCGAGCTGCTGCGCTGGCTGGAGCAGCAATGCCACCACCTGGGCGGTTTCTGGCTGCCGGGTGCCACAGGTGGCGTCGGCCTGGCGTGCTTCGGCACGCATGGCCCGGCCCATCAGCTGGCAGAGCTCGTGGCGCTTTATGAGCACTGCAGCAAGGCGATGCCGGATGAGATCGAGCGGATCTGGGATGGCGAAGGCAAGCCGCCGGTCTTCTCGCTGTCGGCGGGTCTCCACTCCGGGCAGGTCATCTATCTGCCGGAGCGTCAGCTGGCCGACCCGCTTGGCCAGGTGACCCAGTATTCCCTGGAATTGATGACGGCGGCCGAAGGCAGCGAGCTGGTGATTTCCCAGGAGGCCAGTCAGCACATGCCTCCCGCACTGGATCTGCAGCCACGTCTCACGTCACGCCTGTTGGCAGCGGACGGACGAGTGCGTCTGCGCGCGTTGGTCCTGAGCAGCAGCGTGGGGCATCGTGAGGCGTCACTGCCGACACTGATCGGACGTGAAGGCGAGCTGCGCCGTCTGCGCGATGCGCTGGCGCGTGCCAGTATCGGGCTGCGTCAGAGCGTGCTGGTCAGCGGCAACTCCGGCATGGGCAAGTCGGCCCTGATGGTCAACTTCCGGCAGCTCGAACAGAGTCAGGACGTGGGCCTGTGCTGGATGCCGACGACTCGCCTCTCGCAGCTGGAACCCTACAGCGTGGTGCGCACCCTGATGCGCTGGCGCCTCGATGGTCATGTGGATCGTGATGGCGTCGAACAGGTATTTGAATCCTCCGAGGCCTTGCAGGCTCTCGACGAGGACGTGCGTCGCTCCTTCCATGCGGTGCTGGGGACCGCGGAGGAGGCCTCGGAAGATGAATCCCTGATCCAGAGCAGCGAGACGGTCGAGCGTGTGGTGCGTGTGCTGCATCTGGTGATCGAGAAATCGGCAAGCCTGCGTCCGCTGGTGATGATGATCGACGACCTGCAGTGGCTCGATGAACCGTCGCTCAAGGTGCTGGCGGGACTGCAGGCGCGCCTGCCCATCAACATCGGCTTCATGCTGGCGGCCAGCCACAACGGCCGCGACAGCCTTGCCGTCAAGCTCAACTGGGACCAGCATATCTCGCTGGGTCGCCTGGACCCGATGCAGGTCTCGCGTCTGCTGTCGCATCTGTCGCGTCGCTATCGTCTGCATCTCAGCCCGCGCATGCGCAGCCAGCTCATCGAGCGCTGCGATGGTGTGCCGCTCTACCTGCAGGAGATCTGTCGTCGTCTCGACATGGATCGCCGTGAGGGGCGTCCGGTGCAGCTCGACGAGCTGCCCAAGGGCTTGATCGGCCTGCTGTCCAGCCGTATCGACCAGCTGGAAGAAGGCCGCGATGTGGCCCACGCCGCCGCTGTGCTGGGACGTGTCTTCAAGCTGAGCTTCCTGCGCCAGAGCTGCGAATTCGAGGAAGGGCGCCTCAAGCGTTCCATCGAGAGCATGCAGCGCCTGGAGATCATCGAGGCCTGTGGCAACGATAGTGAATTCGACTACCAGTTCACCCACCAGCTGATCCAGGAAGCGGCCTATCTGTCCTGCCCGCGTGACGTGCGTCGCCGCATTCACCTGCAGGTCGTGGCCCTCATCGAGGACAAGCATCCTGCCTGGATCAGCCGTCACCCCGGCTATTTCGCCGTCCATCTGCGCAAGTCACAGAACTTCAGTCGTGCTGCGCGCTATTTCGAGCTGTCGGCACGTGAAGCGCTCAAGATCAGCGCCAACCGTACCGCGCTCAAGATGGCCGACAGTGGTCTGGCGTGTCTCAAGCATGTCGAAGGGCAGGAGGAGCGTGAGGTCAGCCTGCTGACCGTACGCGGCCAGGCCGGCTTCGCGCTGGAAGGGCATGGTTCCCGCATCGCGCACGAGAGCTTCGTGCAGGCGCGCAATCTGCTCAACAGTCCGGCGCTGCTGGAAGATGATGAGCCGGATCTCGAGCAGGCCTTCATCGTGAAGTGGGGACTGTGGGTCGGTTGCAGTGAGCGCCATGCGCATGCGGATGCCTTCGCGCTGGCCTCGGGCCTGAGTGATCTGGCGGAAGAGCTGTCGGATGGCCGTTATCGTCGTCTGGCCGACTATGCGCGGGCACACTGCGAATTCTGGGCCGGTCGCGTACGCGTGGCAGGTGAGCATCTCGATGAGATCGATCCGGTCCACAATCCCATGGTGCTCGAATGGTTGCCGTTCAGTGATCACCCTCAGGTGGCAGCGGCATGTCTGCAGAGCTGGACGTCCTGCCTGCGCTTTGACTACGTGCAGGCCGAGCAGCAGGCCGAGGCGGCCATCCGCATGGCGGAGGCCATCGGTCAGCCGGGCTCGTTGGCCATGGCGTTGATGTTCTCCACCTCGCTCTATCGTCAGCTGGGGCATACCCATCTGGCCACCCAGCGTGCCGAGCGGGCGCTGGAGCTGACCCGCTCCGCGGATCTGCACCTCTGGCACATGGCGGCGCATGGCGTGCTTGGCTGGGCGCGGGCAATGAACGGCGACCGCGACGGGCTCGCGATGCTGCAGTCCAGCATCAACGAGTTCGCCGAGCTGACCGGGCGTGAGCGGCATCAGCGGCCCAATCTCTGGTACATGGATGCCGTGATGGCGCTGGGTGAGCATTCGGCGGCCGAAGAGTACATGGAGAAGGTGCTGCTGGTGGCTCAGGAGCGCAACTCCTTCTATCTGGCAGAGGTCAGCTACCTGGTGGCCGCGTTGCGTGCCGCTCAAGGTCTGCCGAGCGAGAAGGTGCGTTCCTTGATCGAGCAGGGCCTGGCCTACTCCATCGAGCAGGAAAATCCGCATCATGAAGCAATGGGACTCGCTGCCTGGTTGAGGCTGGTCGATGCGCAGGATGCCGAGCGCTGCGAGCGCCTCAAGGCACTGCTGGATGAGCTGCCGGCAACGGATGCACCCGCGGTACTGGGGTGGCATCAGCTGGTGGAGGCGGTGGAAGGGCGTGCGCGTCGCAAGGCGTCCTCGCCGGCCTGA
- a CDS encoding DUF1289 domain-containing protein translates to MSRILSPCVGVCSTTVGDNVCRGCQRHDQEILDWFGYDSEQRTQRMRELDALRSDVAGRWLYVHDEAALAEQLTRHRIRFREDQSALSRAVELLRVGRTRIRDLSAYGITPCSGGEELEPEQLFSRINDEIMVEAAKRANNEVSPAGHPPDATQDDAGKRKD, encoded by the coding sequence ATGAGCCGTATTCTTTCTCCCTGCGTCGGGGTGTGTTCCACCACGGTGGGTGACAACGTCTGTCGTGGATGCCAGCGCCATGACCAGGAGATCCTCGATTGGTTCGGGTATGACAGTGAGCAGCGCACGCAGCGCATGCGCGAGCTGGATGCGCTGCGCAGTGACGTCGCCGGGCGCTGGCTGTACGTGCATGACGAGGCGGCGCTGGCGGAACAGTTGACGCGCCACCGGATTCGTTTTCGTGAGGATCAGTCGGCGCTGTCACGTGCGGTGGAGCTTCTGCGGGTGGGACGCACCAGGATCCGTGACCTCTCTGCCTATGGCATCACGCCGTGCAGTGGCGGCGAGGAACTTGAGCCGGAACAGCTTTTTTCGCGAATAAACGATGAAATCATGGTGGAAGCGGCAAAGCGGGCCAATAATGAAGTGAGTCCGGCAGGTCATCCTCCTGATGCAACGCAAGATGACGCTGGCAAGAGAAAAGACTGA
- a CDS encoding dicarboxylate/amino acid:cation symporter, with the protein MKQSLWKNIGVQVVIAMILGAGVGAYMGESAAMFAPLGELFIHLIKMLVVPLIAVSIVSGAANLGDSPSAGKIGLSTFAFFMLTSAVAVMLALVMGHVFQPGSGVDLESAKGMFSNAYADKGSVPGVMDTILGMVPTNIFGALTDANILQILVFCLFLGIGLSKTGERGKPLIEGLNTVIEAFVWMINVVMLIAPIGVFGLMADAVGTFGFDVLTLVMKLFLVYMGAILIYGFVFYPLVVKFGSDVPLGRFLSVMKKPQAVALSTASSMATLPVNMEVCEKELGLKNATTAFVLPLGATINMSGNAIYYGLVAMFFAQVFNVDLGFSAYAAIVFTATLGAIGQAGVPGPSFLVVAVLLAAGIPIEGLPLLFALDRIFDMTRTALNITGDAACAAVVDRFARADDAVAERQDTASGEPVSVR; encoded by the coding sequence GTGAAACAGTCTTTATGGAAGAACATCGGCGTCCAGGTAGTCATTGCCATGATACTGGGCGCTGGTGTAGGCGCTTACATGGGCGAGAGCGCCGCGATGTTCGCGCCACTCGGTGAGCTCTTCATTCACCTGATCAAGATGCTGGTGGTACCGCTGATCGCGGTCTCCATCGTGTCGGGAGCCGCCAATCTGGGCGATAGCCCTTCTGCCGGCAAGATCGGTCTCTCCACCTTCGCCTTCTTCATGCTCACCTCAGCCGTGGCGGTGATGCTGGCGCTGGTGATGGGGCATGTGTTCCAGCCGGGCAGTGGGGTGGATCTGGAAAGCGCCAAGGGCATGTTCTCCAACGCCTACGCCGACAAGGGCAGCGTGCCGGGCGTGATGGATACCATTCTGGGCATGGTGCCGACCAATATCTTCGGCGCACTCACCGATGCCAACATCCTGCAGATTCTGGTGTTCTGCCTGTTTCTCGGCATTGGCCTGTCCAAGACCGGCGAGCGTGGCAAGCCGCTGATCGAAGGCCTGAATACCGTGATCGAGGCCTTCGTGTGGATGATCAACGTGGTGATGCTGATCGCGCCGATCGGCGTCTTCGGTCTGATGGCGGACGCCGTCGGCACCTTCGGCTTCGATGTGCTGACCCTGGTGATGAAGCTGTTCCTCGTCTACATGGGCGCCATCCTCATCTATGGCTTCGTGTTCTACCCGCTGGTGGTCAAGTTCGGCTCTGACGTGCCACTGGGTCGCTTCCTGTCGGTGATGAAGAAGCCGCAGGCCGTCGCGCTGTCCACGGCGTCCTCCATGGCGACCCTGCCGGTCAACATGGAAGTCTGCGAGAAGGAGCTGGGCCTGAAGAATGCCACGACGGCCTTCGTGCTGCCGCTGGGCGCGACCATCAACATGAGCGGCAACGCCATCTATTACGGGCTGGTGGCGATGTTCTTCGCCCAGGTCTTCAACGTCGATCTCGGCTTCTCCGCCTACGCCGCCATCGTGTTCACCGCGACCCTGGGTGCCATCGGTCAGGCTGGCGTGCCGGGGCCGTCGTTCCTGGTGGTTGCCGTGCTGCTGGCGGCCGGCATTCCCATCGAGGGCCTGCCGCTGCTGTTCGCGCTGGATCGTATCTTCGACATGACGCGTACCGCGCTCAACATCACCGGTGACGCGGCCTGCGCCGCCGTGGTGGATCGCTTTGCGCGTGCCGATGATGCGGTCGCCGAGCGCCAGGACACCGCATCAGGTGAGCCGGTCAGCGTGCGCTGA
- the miaE gene encoding tRNA-(ms[2]io[6]A)-hydroxylase — translation MAHELSRVIKAPQGPSNEDTDALLPDSLLAFLGCRTPHAWVEAALDNPELLLIDHAQCEKKAASTAMSLMYRYVDHPLLLSKMSQLAREELLHFEQVVGLMERRGIVYRHIKASRYAEGLRQQVRKEDPQRLVDILLIGALIEARSCERFARLIPYLEPELAKFYRTLVKSEGRHYEDYLMLAERYSKEPLESRLAVLRAVEKELIERPDVSFRFHSGIPVTNRVENASSQVS, via the coding sequence ATGGCCCATGAGCTTTCACGCGTCATCAAGGCGCCGCAGGGGCCGAGCAACGAGGATACCGATGCACTGCTGCCGGACTCCCTGCTGGCCTTTCTCGGTTGCCGCACACCGCACGCCTGGGTAGAGGCGGCGCTCGACAATCCTGAGCTGTTGCTGATCGACCACGCGCAGTGCGAGAAGAAGGCGGCCTCCACCGCGATGAGTCTGATGTACCGCTATGTGGACCACCCCTTGCTGCTGAGCAAGATGTCACAGCTGGCTCGAGAGGAGCTTCTGCACTTCGAGCAGGTGGTAGGACTGATGGAAAGGCGTGGAATCGTCTATCGTCATATCAAGGCTTCCCGATATGCAGAAGGGCTGCGTCAGCAGGTGCGCAAGGAAGACCCTCAGCGGCTGGTGGATATCCTGCTGATCGGGGCATTGATCGAAGCGCGGTCCTGCGAGCGATTCGCGCGTCTGATCCCGTATCTTGAGCCCGAGCTTGCAAAGTTCTATCGCACTTTGGTTAAGTCTGAGGGACGCCATTATGAGGATTACCTCATGTTGGCCGAGCGTTACAGCAAGGAACCATTGGAATCCCGTCTTGCGGTACTGCGTGCGGTGGAGAAGGAGCTGATCGAGCGTCCTGATGTCAGCTTCCGTTTCCACAGCGGCATCCCCGTCACGAATCGGGTGGAAAACGCCTCAAGCCAGGTGAGTTGA
- a CDS encoding UDP-2,3-diacylglucosamine diphosphatase, giving the protein MTATTLFISDLHLQPETPEIAQGFLDYMARLATCEPAVDRLYLLGDIFEVWVGDDYRDDFTQRMSEAMQRVSARGTRLYFMHGNRDFLIGETFAAEAGVTLLPDPSVIELDGERVLLMHGDSMCTRDEAYMKFRAMTRDPQWQAQILAMPLEQRLALAQSLRMQSGETNSEKDEAIMDVTPEEVVREMREHGVRTLIHGHTHRPAVHELEIDGEAARRIVLGDWRPDTAFDIIACGQGPTLREFALPLCDAITHG; this is encoded by the coding sequence ATGACTGCCACCACTCTGTTCATCTCCGACCTGCACCTGCAGCCCGAGACTCCCGAGATCGCCCAGGGCTTTCTCGACTACATGGCGCGCCTGGCGACCTGCGAACCTGCGGTGGATCGCCTCTACCTGCTGGGGGATATCTTCGAGGTATGGGTCGGCGATGATTATCGCGACGACTTCACCCAGCGCATGAGCGAGGCCATGCAGCGCGTCTCGGCCCGCGGCACCAGGCTCTACTTCATGCACGGCAATCGCGACTTCCTCATCGGCGAGACCTTCGCGGCCGAGGCCGGCGTGACCCTGCTGCCCGACCCGAGCGTGATCGAGCTCGACGGCGAGCGCGTGCTGCTGATGCATGGCGACAGCATGTGTACCCGCGATGAGGCTTACATGAAGTTTCGTGCCATGACGCGCGACCCTCAGTGGCAGGCACAGATTCTGGCCATGCCGCTGGAGCAGCGACTGGCCCTGGCCCAGTCACTGCGCATGCAGTCCGGCGAGACCAACAGCGAGAAGGATGAGGCGATCATGGACGTCACGCCCGAGGAAGTGGTTCGCGAGATGCGCGAGCACGGCGTGCGCACCCTGATCCACGGCCACACCCATCGCCCGGCGGTACATGAACTCGAGATCGATGGCGAAGCGGCGCGCCGCATCGTGCTGGGCGACTGGCGCCCCGATACCGCCTTCGACATCATTGCCTGCGGCCAGGGACCGACCCTGCGGGAATTCGCATTGCCATTGTGTGATGCGATCACCCACGGCTGA